CTCTGCCCTCATGATTTATCTTTGTAATACGCTTGAATCCTGATAAGTCCATTGACCTTCGTTTGATGGAGCATTATGCAAAAGTTTCTTTACCATGGAAAGGATCCTGTGAACATTCACCGCTCATCAGTGTGTGgatttgttttgcagctttgGAACGATGACCTGTTTTACTTACATTTTAATGCAAATGCCGCACTTGAAATCAACTCTAAAGCTTTTCCTGCCCGGTTTGTGAAGAAATGATAAAGAAATAGCCCAAATGTATCCCTGAAAGACCTTCTGAGTGAACCATCTGATTACATTTGATTATTTTGGCGACTGACGAATGACTACTCATCAACTGATTTTCTGCCAAATGAATCGGTTAATCAGGCTGCTTAGGATATTAATCATGATCAGAGTAACATACTGAAATGTTTGGCATTTCAGTTTCCTCTGAGATGTTTCGGGGACCCAGAGATAAAAAAGGAATCGCAGATGTATCAGAGGCTCCATTTTCAGGCAGCTTCCTTGCAAACAAAGAAAGCTGATGTGGGAAACATGCAGAAATGCAGCGACATCAATGAGGAACTGTTGACAGATGGACACTGTAAAGCAAATGAAAGCTAACCTTCAGAGATAAAGTGACTGTCCAGTAGACTGGTGTAAGTGTGAATGTCATTCTCTGAGCCCAGAGGAAGAAGCGCCGGGCGGCCAAAGCAGCAGAGAAAAGAACGTGTGTTAGtttagaaaaaacagaaatttaTCAGTTAGTGACAACATCTCGAGGAGGAAacgagagaaagaaacagatacAGAGAAAGGTGCTCAgaaaattaaaacacacacacacacacacacacacacacacacacacacgcttacttgtaacacatttttatttcacacacactcacctccTGGACTTGTCCCATCTGTCAAAATCTGCATGCTGGAGATCCGAGACAGCTCAACCTCAAAGTGGCTTTCACCATCGAGGAACAGATATCTGACATTCAGGTCAGAGACAGACAGCTTACCAAAAACTggtacaaataaaactgttttttttttttttaaatctcagatGTAATGTAAGATCTGAATCTATGCAATCCACTCTTCTATATCCACAAAAATATTCAAATGCATTCCCCTTTTCCCCCCTCAAGGACAACTGTTAAAACCGAGGTACTTATTTGTTGTGTACAGATGTTATTTATGTTTCCTAAGACTGCAGGACACATTTGATCCTGTTCAGTTAGCAGCCTAATTTGCAGACGGAGACATTTCATAGAAGGGAAGAAAACAACGTGGCCAGATGTGACAGGTAGCTTTTTGTAATTCAGGTAAAGTAAGTATTTGGTATGTCAAGTATGTGTGGACTTAAAGAAGAGCTAACCTGTGGTTGTTGGAGAGGCGACACGTCATGGTTTCAGACTTCTCCGACGTTCCCAAAGTGACAATGAAGGTGCCTCCTGTTACAGCGAACATAAACACATCTCATAAACACATTTCAGACACTAACAAAGACATCACGAGCGTGGAGAGTGAAAACCTGAGGACTGTTTCCAAGTCAGTGGCTCATTTATCAAACAGGAGGAGAAAACAAAGTATGGCAGTGTTTGCTGCTTTAGCTCTTcatctttgtcactttctctccTTCATACTGAGCCTttgatacaaacacacacaaactccaaACGTTCAGCCGGCTGTTCCTCTACACTCCAGGCTGCTGATGGATTTTTGATAAGGAGCCACACTGTTGCTGTGTATTTATAGCTGCACACTGTCCCACAATCAACAGGATTACCAGGAAAGGACTGATAAGATTAATTCACAAATTACTTTGATCATATTCCGGCTTTCTGCATGGAGTCAATGTGTCGAAACACgattacaggaaaacaaaaCCCAGGCAGACGCGCTGGATTtaagccttttttttaaagtataagaGTGAGTTCTCACCTCCCAGAAGCACTTTGAGCTGCTTGTCGTAAAACTCCATCTCTTTTTGGGAGACCAGGCTGCACTCGGCGCACTGCCGCACCGGATCAACAAAACACATGCGTTGCAGCGCCACTTTCTTACTGCAGCATTTATCACAGAAACATCGGCCACACCGCCGGCAGTGGTGCTGTGGGAGACAACACAAGACAGTCTGATTATCTGGCCGATTGTCAGGGTTAGGATGTCTGTGTTAGGCACTTTAGACGTTTTCAGGAAATCTCAAAACGATCTGGCTGAGATACAGCACCGTTTCCAACCAATCAGAACTTCTATTACACCCCCAACTGTGTGCCTGACTCACTCTCAGTCACAGTATGTCTTACAGCAATACAGTGTACAGTGGATacaatttaaacaaaacaagtaGATATGATTTCATTTCTGATGAGGacagcactttttaaaatggaaacaaaagacATTATCTGCAAATTAGTAAACATGATACTAGGAcaactttttttaatgtaactttAAACCACTATGGAGGATATCCTTATAGTAACTCTAAAGTTTTTAgtataaaatgtgtttaatggtTTCAAATAACAGTTTCTAAACAATATAGAAGAGTCCACTTTCCTTGTTTTATTCTAGTATTATATTCTAGTTTGACTGCAGTGGAACACATTCGCTACTGTATTAATTTTTATAGTAACAGATCCCACtattaattaataaacaaaGTTTATTATAACGTGTATAATGGATATTGTGCAGACTTTGATGGTACGAAGTTGTTACATCTATTAAtgagcagttttttttattatcagaGCAATTTCCTGTAAATTTCCACATCACTGATTTTGGTGAGTCATGTGTTACATTAGTTCCCAAATTTTTTGGCTTGCCTACAAATGTTGAGACCTCTGAGGCCTGGATAACAAATAAATAGAAGCCCTTGATTTCCTGAGGGATCCACCTCTGTGCTGGTGGGTTTCTGTTGCACTCTGAATAAGTGTGTCAGTTTTGGACAGAATGTGCTTTTTAATCAGAGACTTTGAGCTGATGAAGAAACACTTCTCAAGAAGAGTATAAGAGactgaggcaaagcaaaaccaCATCTGCTTCACTGCACTTTTAAAGAATCGGGAAGCTTAAAAATATCAAAACTGTGCTAAAACCTCAAGATAACCAAGACGTGAGGGATGCAGAGTACAGGACATGTGTAATTCAACACCTAGAAACTGACTTCAGGCAGCAGTCTAGAGCTGGCTCTGATAATGACAAAAGAGGCAAATATGGAAGACACTTGTAAGGGTGATTATTTTAACTCAGTAGGTGTAAAATGAAGTGGTGGCAGGAGGCTTACAGCGTTATGTCGGTGGACACTGGCAGGAAATATCAACACACGGCTCTGACTAAATGATCCAAGAAGGAGTAACTCATCTATGCATTCACAACACAAACTAAACGAAAGCCTCACATTGTTTAACAAAACATTTATACTAGACGCTGGTTTATCCACCATATGTTTTTCCAGTCTGACAGGAAGTCGAGATTTTTTGCAGCGTTCGCATTGtcagaaacaaaacagacctttCTTTTGATGAAGTCGAACTTGGTGTCGCACTGCATACATCTGGGGCACTGAAAGACGGGAAGAGTGGAAAAAACAGGATGTTACACAACATGCTGAGCTGGACAGCTTTCGGTTAAAGTACTGTTTTAAAGTTTTGCACAAGTATCATCAGCTAGTCAAGCCACAATAGATCTGCAGCTGTAAgtgtaaataataatagtatacaAATAGTATGTGTTAATGGCTCTTGTGTCTTATGGTCATTACTGACAAGTGGTAACTGTTCATTAAACCGTCAAACTTGTGATTTATCACTGACAGATCAAAAGATATGGGTTTGTAATTAGTGCCAGGCTTGTGTTTAAATCCCTACCCCTCTTATTAAAGATCTGAACGCTGAGCTCAGCAAATAGTAAATGATTAACTTCGCCAGTCTGGTCAAAGTGTCCCTGTGTGCAGCCAGAGTTTACATTTTCGCAGACAGACAGTCTTTGTGTGTCCTCCTGTAGTTTTACTGCACTGtgtgccagtgcagtaaaactACAGCCTTCGAGGCACGAAGGGCTAGCTCCTACTGCTGTTTAGCTAACCTACGTGCTGGTAGTCAAACACGCACACAACCAGAGGGGTTTCGTCACTCTGACGCTGACAAACGCTACAATTAAGTTTGCCGCTAGTTGTAGCTGTTAACTAGCTAACAAGCTCCGTTTGCTGCCAGGCTGGCCGTGACAGCCTGCAACGCCCAGTCCAGCGGCCAACTGCGATGTCCGGAGCGCCGTCAAGCTCGCCGCAGTCAGCAGGATGTAAGCCGGATGTAGAGCCGTTTcactacaaaaaataaaagcctATCACAGCGCAAATTAATCTGAAAAGCACTGATTAACAACTCTTAAAgtataaaacaacaataaaaattctttaaaaaaaaaaaaatttactaCGCCCAGCAGCTTAGATAAATATATCTGGACCTTGAACTATCGTTCAAATAAAAGCAGCTATTTAAACACATTGTGATTATCACTGATAACTTGAAACAGGGTCTTACATTTTGAAGCCCCAAACAATCAGTGTtctaatgtaaaatgtaaatattagttAATTTTGGATGTTTCCTTGTATTTTCCTTGTGAAAACAGTCCAGTGACTTTTGCTGTcaggattttaaaaacaaaacagcgcactaaattgttttttttctcaagttATACTACaatgaataaaatacaacatCATCAAAACTACAGCTAAAGCTACCACTAGACTCTTACTTTATTTGAGCACTTTGCGTTTTAAACGACAGGAGGAGACTAGCAGGACAAACACAAGCATTAGTAAGCGGCTTCAATTTTATTCCCACTAGTTTAACAGAGAGgtgattttattttggaaaCTACAACCGGAAAACCTTAGTTAAGCTTCTCGTGTCTGCACGGCTGTGATCGCTTGTCGCTGTCAAACCAAATCCGACGCTTGTCTCACCTCTTTGTCCGGAACCCACTGCGGCTCGTCCAGCGAGAAAGGACTGCTAAAGGCGCCGTTTTCCGGAACCATGCGAAGG
Above is a window of Oreochromis niloticus isolate F11D_XX linkage group LG19, O_niloticus_UMD_NMBU, whole genome shotgun sequence DNA encoding:
- the zfyve21 gene encoding zinc finger FYVE domain-containing protein 21 isoform X3, translating into MQCDTKFDFIKRKHHCRRCGRCFCDKCCSKKVALQRMCFVDPVRQCAECSLVSQKEMEFYDKQLKVLLGGGTFIVTLGTSEKSETMTCRLSNNHRYLFLDGESHFEVELSRISSMQILTDGTSPGENDIHTYTSLLDSHFISEGGSRASGMLLHYKPMGSQDVQQLRMEAADDKKVASLWLAAMHKAAKLLYEARDQ
- the zfyve21 gene encoding zinc finger FYVE domain-containing protein 21 isoform X2, with the translated sequence MSSVPDGKKLIRSPSGLRMVPENGAFSSPFSLDEPQWVPDKECPRCMQCDTKFDFIKRKHHCRRCGRCFCDKCCSKKVALQRMCFVDPVRQCAECSLVSQKEMEFYDKQLKVLLGGGTFIVTLGTSEKSETMTCRLSNNHRYLFLDGESHFEVELSRISSMQILTDGTSPGGGSRASGMLLHYKPMGSQDVQQLRMEAADDKKVASLWLAAMHKAAKLLYEARDQ
- the zfyve21 gene encoding zinc finger FYVE domain-containing protein 21 isoform X1 → MSSVPDGKKLIRSPSGLRMVPENGAFSSPFSLDEPQWVPDKECPRCMQCDTKFDFIKRKHHCRRCGRCFCDKCCSKKVALQRMCFVDPVRQCAECSLVSQKEMEFYDKQLKVLLGGGTFIVTLGTSEKSETMTCRLSNNHRYLFLDGESHFEVELSRISSMQILTDGTSPGENDIHTYTSLLDSHFISEGGSRASGMLLHYKPMGSQDVQQLRMEAADDKKVASLWLAAMHKAAKLLYEARDQ